Sequence from the Osmia bicornis bicornis chromosome 13, iOsmBic2.1, whole genome shotgun sequence genome:
AATGGAAACTGGTCATCTAGATCGTGTACTACATGGTACATATAAGTTTTCAATTCTCGTATTTTCTATGTTAAAGAATTTATGCTTTTTGtatttatatcaatttttgTACTTAAATTGTTATCTACTTATGtacaataaatataagattgtaattgaaactataGGTATTATTGCTGAAGAGGTACTCTACGCGTGTGACGAAAATACTCTGGCTACGGCTGGTGGGTCAGCCGCGGGCGGTGAACTAGGCTTAGCTAATCCTGCTGTGCATTTCTTTAGGTAAATGAAATCTTACAACGTAGATGGTGAGAACCTTATATGAATTTTAGGGAAAAAATCTAAAGAAAAGAATCTCTTTCATCGTTTACATAATATTCCGTTTCCTTAGAGGCTTGAGGCACAGAAATCTTTCGGCTATACGACATGCCACACAAAGAGGGTTACATCAATTACAACAGCTTCATGGTGGACAAGGAGTAGATCATGGAAATCAGATAAAAGCAAAAGGCACACCTTTAATGATTCAAGGCTTCAGAAGTAATCCTAAAGATCCAGAAagtcatattttattttttgacatAGAAGCATTAATAGGTATCatttttgttgttttttttttttttttacttttttaatgtaaataaattcatttaatatgACTTTATTAAAGCAGCAACTTCTTTTGTTCACTTACACAGTACAATTACTTAGCGATGAATATGGAGCAATGTCACCAGGTTCTTTGGAAGCACAGGGTTTAATTTCAGCATCCGAATATCAAAAGGTTGCAGCACTTACACAATCGGCTAGTCCAGATGCTCACAAAAAAATCGCAGGTAATGATTTCTTTTACCCCATACAaacgtaaaattaatttaagaaatttagctaatatgtatattaatgaaaaaactTGCACTAACATGCCACTTTATAGACTTTTTCGGTCGCGTCAAGGATAAGGCAGGAGACGTTGAACGAATTTTAAAGGAGAAGGATCGTCACGGTATTGTGCTCTGTTACTGTTTCATTTAATAGAAATCGTAGTTTGTGTGTGCATATTTTAAAGTGCAGATTTGCGAAGAAATCCTTACAGGATCATTAATTTAACATGTTACGTTTTCTATACGTTGTTCAACGTAGTGTCgtgtatataaaaatgttcTTGTGATTGCATGTTCACCGATATAGATTTATTGCGATAAGTGCAatgttttttaaacatttaaaaaaacgaAAACGTATTTCAATTGTAGTCAATTCAATGCGCACAATACTTTCATGTATCGtttcattcgaatttttaatacCTATATTAAAACTCTTGATCAATTTATTAAATCAtcttaaagaaaaaagaaaaagtttacCATGAAGCAGCACTATACTCTTGTTTCACTTAATGCTTGGTAGTATTTTTTCCTCCTTATTAGATACACTGATATACGCATACTCAAATATTCTTTCTTGGAATGTTTATATCACGTAACACTCATTGCAGGATTTTTAGTGTCTTTAATTCACACCTCAGCTGTAGTCATTAGAAGATTCGTGTTAAAAACTGTGTTCGTTTATTATTCCGTCTAAAGCCAATTTCTTTCTCTAGGTATATTGGCTAAAATGAAGGAGGGTGCAGAAAACGTACACACTAAGATTCAGGCCAAGGTGGAAAGCGTTGGCCTCAAGCCGTCGACTCTCGATGGCAAAGGTTAGCCATGATTAAAAAAAGATGGCAAAATTATTGTACTTTCTATTGTTGAAATTGCGTCGCATGGATTTTTGTTGTTCATTTAGATTTGTCGTTCGCTTTGTAGTTCCTTTATCTTTTCATGTACAAtgtactcattatttattacagCGTTTAAAATTTTCCTACATTATATTAAACATCAAATGTGTGATTTATTTTGGCACAGAATTATTGGATATAAGTAGAGGTCGCAATGTTTCCACATCCAAACCTTATTCATTGTGTAATTTagcattttaaaattattgtttcttattatttatttcagatGTTCACATTTTATgtatactttattttattcatatatcaattttttattatttttagacTTCATATTAGTGTATGTTGTAAAACTTTTCATATATCCTATACAAGAAACATTTTACAatcaaacatttttcatttaaatgattttcattcttttttatgTCAGAATATATGAAAAGTTTGAAAGTTTAATGTGTGTTACACTGTATTTTCAAATGCACCTTCTCGTACATTTAAAATACCCAAATTTATGTTTGTTATAGAGGTTGTTTTCTTTTGCAGGTGATAATTGGAATAACAACGAAGCtgctaaaaataatttgaaaagaaatggTGCATTTAGCGAACCAAACGCAACTATGGAAGTTGCTCAGCTTATACTAAGTTTATTGCATGCTTGGGGTATGGATCCAGATTTGGATCGTGTTTGTGAAGGAAAACTGGGCTTATTAAGGCCTATGGTTCCTGTTTCATTTGGAGTATTATCTAAAGGAGGTACGAaaagataataatttataaaacacATATTGCTAGTTTTAAATGAACCCTATGTACCATAGGATATATGTCGCTATTACTGCCAACTTGGCAAACGCAATTGGAGCCAATCGGTGAACCTGCAACACAGCTGGAGCAGCGTTTACCGGCTGAATTAGTCAGACAAGAAAGACTTACCAGAGCATTCACAGCGAGAGCACATTGGGAACTCTCTACTACATTAACCAGTAATCATTTGTTAGCAGTAGTTGCTTTGGCAAATACATTAATGTCAATGAACAATGCAACTTTTGTACCTGAGCAAgaacgaaatagaaaaatgCATAGGTTAGTACTTATTGTTTAAACAACAATTACAACAATTCAGAAGAgatttcattataaattttctgCAGACCTGGTAATAGATCCACAGTTAATTGGAAtaaagcagaagaagaaaatgaagaaatttatACAGCACAGCAAGCACAGATTAAACAAGGATGGTCGTTGTTAGCGACGCTACATTGTGTACTTTTACCTGATAAGGTAACTTCACAAGGTGGTGCGAAAACATTTAAACGTCCTCAGGTTGAAATGATGGCACGAAGATGGCAACATCAATGTCTTGAGGTTAGTtattttatacatacatattataGAGTTTCATaagataaataatattataagaGATAATGTTTCTAGATCCGTGAAGCTGCTCAAGCTTTGTTACTCGCTGAATTAGGTAGAATGGGGCCAAAAGGAAGGAAAGCGCTTGTAGATAGTTGGTCCCAGTATCTACCAATGTACAGCACTCAAGAACCTATTGCACCTCAAATACAAAATCAAAGTCCACCAGCTCCTGGTAGTCCAATCCCTTCCTCGGACACACAtccagaagaagaagatgaagaagaagaattagTAGAAGGTAATTAACTTATATGTATACAAGGTTGCgtgattataattttaaaaagaacattttaatcatattacatatttatattagCAGAAATAAATGTAGCCAGGAAGCCATCGAGCGTTGCAGAACTGAAACGAAAACAAACGACTGCAGTTGTATTATTGGGTGTAATAGGTGCTGAGTTTGGTCAAGATGTTACTACAACAAATCAAAAGAGGGACAATGAACAAAGACGAAAGAGTTCAATCGTAGAAGGTTTTGGAATAGGAAACAATAATCTTGCACGACATACTAGTATGGCCCTTACTCATCTATTACATGCACCTCATTCTCCAAAATTACCTCTACACACAGCATTACGAAGAGCAGCAATCGATCTTATCGGTAGAGGTTTTACCGTTTGGGAACCGTACCTTGACGTATCAAAAGTAAGAAAGTATGAGTAATTTAAAGTAATAAGAAACGAGAAAggaaatgtttattaatttcatgttATAACAACACAGGTGTTATTGGGTCTATTGGAAATGTGTTGCGATGCTGATAAATTAGTACCAAGCATGACTTATGGTCTTCCGCTCACACCTCAAGCTGATACATGCCGTACGGCACGTCATGCTTTAACTTTAATAGCTACCGCTCGACCTGCAGCATTCATTACCACGATGGCACGGGAAGTGGCTAGATACAATACTTTACAACAAAATGCGCAAacattaaatgtaaatatggGTGCAAGCGTTTTAGCTAGGGCAAAACCAGAAATACTCAGAATAGTTGAACAGTTAATTGATAAAATGCAAAGTGAAATGAGTGATCTTTTAGTTGAGGTAAGAATAGCcgttgaagaaaaatataaatgtatatttaatattattaaattaatattatttgcaGGTGATGGATATTATTCTACATTGTCTGGACCCCGGTCATCTGAAAACTAAACCATTAAGTGAAGTGTTTCCAGCAGTATGTAGGTTCAAACAAGTGAGTtgaattatattgatattattCTGTCTTTTTATAAGTATTGTACCTTTTCTTAACAaatgtttaatatctttattagGTTAGCCACTGCCCGGCAACACGTAGGATAGCAGTGGGCAGTCGCAATGGTCAACTTGCCTTGTATGAATTAAGAGGAAACGTTAAGTGCCAGACAGTACCTGCGCATACAGCAGCTGTAACTGCGTTAGCATTTTCACCCGAGGGCAAGTTCCTGGTTAGCTACTCTTGtacagaaaataaattatgtttctgGCAggtaagaaatatttttattagtcttttttatttttattttttttaatgtgaTGGAATAATAATCATATACTTTGATGTAGCAAACAAGTAGCGGTATGTTCGGCCTAGGAAATTCGCAGACACGTTGTGTGAAATCATACAGCACTGCGCCTATTAATGATGTAGCACGATTGAATCCTATGCGATTAGCTCGATTAATATGGATAAATAATCGAACAGTCACATTAATTCTTGCTGATGGATCTGAAACAAGGTTTAATGTGTAAACTGTAAACGAGATCCCTTCTATTCCAGTACCGAAGTAACAAAAAGTTAAATGAATGATACACAGCAAGTGAGAGGTCAGTTTACCCGTTGAAATATGGAAGAATTATTTTAGGCGATAGTGCTGTCGTGAACGTTGGTGCGTTTATTGGTACTTAATAGTGCTAACAAATAATTGGATATCGTATCGTATGGAATATACTTGAGTGAAGTTCATCGTTGCACGACGCAGGATATGGCATAGCAATTATCATCGAGTATTGGTATGaaaatttcttccttttcaatttatctcgttttttcttttttcccttttttcttcatttatctaatttaaatatttaatttctatctttctttccttggGAGGGAGTGCGCACTTTGCGTTATTGTAGCACCTGTGATAGTTTGAACGCTATCACGCTTTAAAGAAAAAGTATTCTTTttatctaataatttaattgcacTGTCATTTGATTATTAGTTACGTAGTTACAAGGCTGAACAATTTTACTATAGTTTCACGAGTCTAGACCGAGTCTAAACAGAAGTATGAAACGCTTTCATTGACACACATATACCGCAAAATTTGTTGAACTATTTCTACATTGAGGATTTGTGTGCCGTATTGTACATTATGCAATGTTATAACGCGTGAGCTTCCAAAAGCCACGTTTACGTATTCctgaaattataatatataatagttaaTAAAGGTTACCATATGGAGCCTCGTGTTGAAAGTACATAcatgtgtatatatacataccaaaaaatgaattttcgcCCGACGATttgtatatacataatatttaCAATGGCGAATCATTAGtcattatattaatttgtatgaaatattttacgtTTAATCtgtttacatatacatatagttGAAACGCTTCAAATGAATTCctgttttacaaattttacatATATTATTTGGTCCCGTAATTTGAATCGCTTAACGAATTAAATGTTTTCGTCTCATAGAGTTGCATATTGAGAATGATCGTACATGTTTGGTGCTTAGAACTAAAGATCAAGTGGAATTGAGAAAGATCAACGATAAATTCATATGATTTCACGAAAggtaaattttcaaaagcaGTTTATCTAAAATTTCAGTATGTTCTATAGTTaccttataattttttataaatatttcatatataaacaatattacgtaattaatatttatttcgttATTGAACGAACGAGGGATTGAATTTAATCAGTATAGTCAGTTGTGCTTTTTCTGTTATGTTCTTTCCCAGATTAAAATGCTTCTCCACTCGTAACAGAACAAATATGATGGAGACTATAGATACGATATTATATTGTTTTAGCGTAATTTATTGTCTTTATTGCCTTGTGAGCTTAGCGCAATGTTCTGTGTAAATACAACAGAGACATTTTATGTACGTGTACgttttaaaaagttatatttttgttgttaaattttttagtTATTATGACAAGCATAACGAGATATGCAATGGTATTTAAAATTCCTATGTTGCAATATAGTTATGTACATTGTAAATCGCACAAAATTACGAATGAGTTTCTCcaaaaaaattatgaattcttttagattaaaaaatgatttgcGTTAACATAACgaagtataataaatatctatacatatatgttaGAACAAATTATACTATCGGCAATTTAACGTAAATGTTAAATCCATTCGCTTATATTTTGTTAGAgggtatatttttataattttttctccttttaGTAGAAAATATTAGATATACAAATTCATTCGGTGcctttcaaataaaaatatacaatttgaatatttcttcTGTGAATTTAAAATGCTACTGATAAGTGGCGCAAGAGAATGATGAATATTTGAATAGTTCAAGTTACACTAAGACTCTTTTAAAAACAaatctttaatttaaaaagaaaaggcatcaaattaatttgtacactcAACATAAtcagatttaaaaaaatatacgaCAATGTATATTAATTGTAGAGCAGTATTttagaaggaaaaaaaaaaacagaatcTGTCTTGTCTTTCTTTCATCGataaagtatatttatattttatatgataATTTATCttctatataatatttttacgtGAAGTAACAATAAATACCAGAAACAGAAGAAAGTGAATGGAtcgaaagataaaataaaagtttatttgTCGATAAGAACATTTAGATTATTTATTAGTATTCAGATTACTGTGCGAGGCACAGTAAAAAGAATTGTGTTATTATTAAAGGCATTTGTCACGCAGGCGTGTCTAAGATCGGTACCGAAACGAAATACTCGTAAATGCTGAAAAAGAATACGAGACAGCAGAATTCAATCTTTGATCGCAGCATGAATTGAGCGAACAATTTCTCTGCATTACTTCTATCTTGTATATATAAAACCGAACTATGCCTAattgtatgtatgtaattatttatgtgtacattatattttatcgTGCGTTATATTTGACTGAATGAAGGTGAAGAAAATGATCGATAAACCTTTTTATTGATTATTTTCTTACAGTCAGTAGCAATGGTTGGTGATGAATATTCGATGTTTCTGATCTGCAAATTGAATCGACTTTTAAAAGATCCTGAAAAACTTACTGCcctattaaattattaactcTCAAATTTCAATAGATACTACAAAACATCAAATACAATTGATTGATATGATTTTTTATCGGCCATTAATccgatgaaaaagaaaaaaaaaattgacgtTTATATGCTCCATTCGTATGTGAGTAAATATACTACTTTTTGAGCATTTGAATACTTCAAATCTATTCTCTTAAAATGTTGcaacttttttaatattacaatgtttttaattattcaaatgtcCCGAGTAATTCTCTTGATTCCATCGCTAATGATAATGTTCAATGCAAAGGGAAGTATACCGCACGTGTTGTTAATCGTTATgcaataattaaatatgtatttaaatgtATCCTATATGAAACGCGTTGCGTTTAAAATTCgataatatatatacacaccATAAAGATGAACATTCTTTTCACTTTAATAATTCTTATGCTTTCACATTAATCATTCAAACGGATCTAGTAAATTTTTGtacgatattaattttatgataGGAACATCAGGagcattttttcaaatttacaaGAGTATTATCTATTTTAAGAATTTgtgatttatttaaataaaaaattatgttaatgTTACATTTGAGAAACCATAAATTTTCTTGCTTGCAGGTATAATACaagatgatttttaaaaataaaatcatttacgtaacttaatattataatttgtcGGGAGG
This genomic interval carries:
- the LOC114873580 gene encoding WD repeat-containing protein 7 isoform X3, whose translation is MTAGTSLVVPIVLWGRIAPTHCISCIYLSRDQKTLVTGCYDGQICLWQVDPETLKMTPRCLLVGHTAPIMCLSRASVIMEQNYIVSSSESGEMCTWDLVDGKCREAVKLTNVHTQMLPYVSAGGEDVRLFCSGYYPEVLVMDPFSLEILFTLSSRVNPDWISALHVLRPAKRKDDVVLALTTTGTVKVWTLLGHENRNSEPLYEHESKQIRCLNALAMTCCPYNQRTVLIVCSKHWQIYDAGDFSLLCSITAPCGERWMSGDFLAADRVILWSDEGHGYLYKLPAKSLVQLDSKLKGKALSSSVADNKNFHTAGAEYDQPYLYCTLTQPGDRPLSCPPAMRLVTVQRQNKTLKYLLRGDSEGVVVLWTVPEVTTQQLAQISQNDCSTSLSLPPVVKTSLRAAWEEMRPPPVGILDQLDTGDGHGIKLTASIYLPQQSRLVVGREDGSIIIVPATQTVMLQLLHGNHQQYDDWPPHQVLLGHSGRVNCLLYPHGAAPRYDRTHLVSGSVDFAVCLWDLYAGTLIHRFCVHAGEITQLMVPPDNCSPRIQKCVCSVASDHSVTLLSLAERKCVVLASRHLFPVVTIKWRPLDDFMIVGCSDGAVYVWQMETGHLDRVLHGIIAEEVLYACDENTLATAGGSAAGGELGLANPAVHFFRGLRHRNLSAIRHATQRGLHQLQQLHGGQGVDHGNQIKAKGTPLMIQGFRSNPKDPESHILFFDIEALIVQLLSDEYGAMSPGSLEAQGLISASEYQKVAALTQSASPDAHKKIADFFGRVKDKAGDVERILKEKDRHGILAKMKEGAENVHTKIQAKVESVGLKPSTLDGKGDNWNNNEAAKNNLKRNGAFSEPNATMEVAQLILSLLHAWGMDPDLDRVCEGKLGLLRPMVPVSFGVLSKGGYMSLLLPTWQTQLEPIGEPATQLEQRLPAELVRQERLTRAFTARAHWELSTTLTSNHLLAVVALANTLMSMNNATFVPEQERNRKMHRPGNRSTVNWNKAEEENEEIYTAQQAQIKQGWSLLATLHCVLLPDKVTSQGGAKTFKRPQVEMMARRWQHQCLEIREAAQALLLAELGRMGPKGRKALVDSWSQYLPMYSTQEPIAPQIQNQSPPAPGSPIPSSDTHPEEEDEEEELVEAEINVARKPSSVAELKRKQTTAVVLLGVIGAEFGQDVTTTNQKRDNEQRRKSSIVEGFGIGNNNLARHTSMALTHLLHAPHSPKLPLHTALRRAAIDLIGRGFTVWEPYLDVSKVLLGLLEMCCDADKLVPSMTYGLPLTPQADTCRTARHALTLIATARPAAFITTMAREVARYNTLQQNAQTLNVNMGASVLARAKPEILRIVEQLIDKMQSEMSDLLVEVMDIILHCLDPGHLKTKPLSEVFPAVCRFKQVSHCPATRRIAVGSRNGQLALYELRGNVKCQTVPAHTAAVTALAFSPEGKFLVSYSCTENKLCFWQQTSSGMFGLGNSQTRCVKSYSTAPINDVARLNPMRLARLIWINNRTVTLILADGSETRFNV
- the LOC114873580 gene encoding WD repeat-containing protein 7 isoform X8, translated to MTAGTSLVVPIVLWGRIAPTHCISCIYLSRDQKTLVTGCYDGQICLWQVDPETLKMTPRCLLVGHTAPIMCLSRASVIMEQNYIVSSSESGEMCTWDLVDGKCREAVKLTNVHTQMLPYVSAGGEDVRLFCSGYYPEVLVMDPFSLEILFTLSSRVNPDWISALHVLRPAKRKGRFYVHTNDVVLALTTTGTVKVWTLLGHENRNSEPLYEHESKQIRCLNALAMTCCPYNQRTVLIVCSKHWQIYDAGDFSLLCSITAPCGERWMSGDFLAADRVILWSDEGHGYLYKLPAKSLVQLDSKLKGKALSSSVADNKNFHTAGAEYDQPYLYCTLTQPGDRPLSCPPAMRLVTVQRQNKTLKYLLRGDSEGVVVLWTVPEVTTQQLAQISQNDCSTSLSLPPVVKTSLRAAWEEMRPPPVGILDQLDTGDGHGIKLTASIYLPQQSRLVVGREDGSIIIVPATQTVMLQLLHGNHQQYDDWPPHQVLLGHSGRVNCLLYPHGAAPRYDRTHLVSGSVDFAVCLWDLYAGTLIHRFCVHAGEITQLMVPPDNCSPRIQKCVCSVASDHSVTLLSLAERKCVVLASRHLFPVVTIKWRPLDDFMIVGCSDGAVYVWQMETGHLDRVLHGIIAEEVLYACDENTLATAGGSAAGGELGLANPAVHFFRGLRHRNLSAIRHATQRGLHQLQQLHGGQGVDHGNQIKAKGTPLMIQGFRSNPKDPESHILFFDIEALIVQLLSDEYGAMSPGSLEAQGLISASEYQKVAALTQSASPDAHKKIAGILAKMKEGAENVHTKIQAKVESVGLKPSTLDGKGDNWNNNEAAKNNLKRNGAFSEPNATMEVAQLILSLLHAWGMDPDLDRVCEGKLGLLRPMVPVSFGVLSKGGYMSLLLPTWQTQLEPIGEPATQLEQRLPAELVRQERLTRAFTARAHWELSTTLTSNHLLAVVALANTLMSMNNATFVPEQERNRKMHRPGNRSTVNWNKAEEENEEIYTAQQAQIKQGWSLLATLHCVLLPDKVTSQGGAKTFKRPQVEMMARRWQHQCLEIREAAQALLLAELGRMGPKGRKALVDSWSQYLPMYSTQEPIAPQIQNQSPPAPGSPIPSSDTHPEEEDEEEELVEAEINVARKPSSVAELKRKQTTAVVLLGVIGAEFGQDVTTTNQKRDNEQRRKSSIVEGFGIGNNNLARHTSMALTHLLHAPHSPKLPLHTALRRAAIDLIGRGFTVWEPYLDVSKVLLGLLEMCCDADKLVPSMTYGLPLTPQADTCRTARHALTLIATARPAAFITTMAREVARYNTLQQNAQTLNVNMGASVLARAKPEILRIVEQLIDKMQSEMSDLLVEVMDIILHCLDPGHLKTKPLSEVFPAVCRFKQVSHCPATRRIAVGSRNGQLALYELRGNVKCQTVPAHTAAVTALAFSPEGKFLVSYSCTENKLCFWQQTSSGMFGLGNSQTRCVKSYSTAPINDVARLNPMRLARLIWINNRTVTLILADGSETRFNV
- the LOC114873580 gene encoding WD repeat-containing protein 7 isoform X4, with the protein product MTAGTSLVVPIVLWGRIAPTHCISCIYLSRDQKTLVTGCYDGQICLWQVDPETLKMTPRCLLVGHTAPIMCLSRASVIMEQNYIVSSSESGEMCTWDLVDGKCREAVKLTNVHTQMLPYVSAGGEDVRLFCSGYYPEVLVMDPFSLEILFTLSSRVNPDWISALHVLRPAKRKGRFYVHTNDVVLALTTTGTVKVWTLLGHENRNSEPLYEHESKQIRCLNALAMTCCPYNQRTVLIVCSKHWQIYDAGDFSLLCSITAPCGERWMSGDFLAADRVILWSDEGHGYLYKLPANKLKGKALSSSVADNKNFHTAGAEYDQPYLYCTLTQPGDRPLSCPPAMRLVTVQRQNKTLKYLLRGDSEGVVVLWTVPEVTTQQLAQISQNDCSTSLSLPPVVKTSLRAAWEEMRPPPVGILDQLDTGDGHGIKLTASIYLPQQSRLVVGREDGSIIIVPATQTVMLQLLHGNHQQYDDWPPHQVLLGHSGRVNCLLYPHGAAPRYDRTHLVSGSVDFAVCLWDLYAGTLIHRFCVHAGEITQLMVPPDNCSPRIQKCVCSVASDHSVTLLSLAERKCVVLASRHLFPVVTIKWRPLDDFMIVGCSDGAVYVWQMETGHLDRVLHGIIAEEVLYACDENTLATAGGSAAGGELGLANPAVHFFRGLRHRNLSAIRHATQRGLHQLQQLHGGQGVDHGNQIKAKGTPLMIQGFRSNPKDPESHILFFDIEALIVQLLSDEYGAMSPGSLEAQGLISASEYQKVAALTQSASPDAHKKIADFFGRVKDKAGDVERILKEKDRHGILAKMKEGAENVHTKIQAKVESVGLKPSTLDGKGDNWNNNEAAKNNLKRNGAFSEPNATMEVAQLILSLLHAWGMDPDLDRVCEGKLGLLRPMVPVSFGVLSKGGYMSLLLPTWQTQLEPIGEPATQLEQRLPAELVRQERLTRAFTARAHWELSTTLTSNHLLAVVALANTLMSMNNATFVPEQERNRKMHRPGNRSTVNWNKAEEENEEIYTAQQAQIKQGWSLLATLHCVLLPDKVTSQGGAKTFKRPQVEMMARRWQHQCLEIREAAQALLLAELGRMGPKGRKALVDSWSQYLPMYSTQEPIAPQIQNQSPPAPGSPIPSSDTHPEEEDEEEELVEAEINVARKPSSVAELKRKQTTAVVLLGVIGAEFGQDVTTTNQKRDNEQRRKSSIVEGFGIGNNNLARHTSMALTHLLHAPHSPKLPLHTALRRAAIDLIGRGFTVWEPYLDVSKVLLGLLEMCCDADKLVPSMTYGLPLTPQADTCRTARHALTLIATARPAAFITTMAREVARYNTLQQNAQTLNVNMGASVLARAKPEILRIVEQLIDKMQSEMSDLLVEVMDIILHCLDPGHLKTKPLSEVFPAVCRFKQVSHCPATRRIAVGSRNGQLALYELRGNVKCQTVPAHTAAVTALAFSPEGKFLVSYSCTENKLCFWQQTSSGMFGLGNSQTRCVKSYSTAPINDVARLNPMRLARLIWINNRTVTLILADGSETRFNV
- the LOC114873580 gene encoding WD repeat-containing protein 7 isoform X5; this encodes MTAGTSLVVPIVLWGRIAPTHCISCIYLSRDQKTLVTGCYDGQICLWQVDPETLKMTPRCLLVGHTAPIMCLSRASVIMEQNYIVSSSESGEMCTWDLVDGKCREAVKLTNVHTQMLPYVSAGGEDVRLFCSGYYPEVLVMDPFSLEILFTLSSRVNPDWISALHVLRPAKRKGRFYVHTNDVVLALTTTGTVKVWTLLGHENRNSEPLYEHESKQIRCLNALAMTCCPYNQRTVLIVCSKHWQIYDAGDFSLLCSITAPCGERWMSGDFLAADRVILWSDEGHGYLYKLPAKSLVQLDSSVADNKNFHTAGAEYDQPYLYCTLTQPGDRPLSCPPAMRLVTVQRQNKTLKYLLRGDSEGVVVLWTVPEVTTQQLAQISQNDCSTSLSLPPVVKTSLRAAWEEMRPPPVGILDQLDTGDGHGIKLTASIYLPQQSRLVVGREDGSIIIVPATQTVMLQLLHGNHQQYDDWPPHQVLLGHSGRVNCLLYPHGAAPRYDRTHLVSGSVDFAVCLWDLYAGTLIHRFCVHAGEITQLMVPPDNCSPRIQKCVCSVASDHSVTLLSLAERKCVVLASRHLFPVVTIKWRPLDDFMIVGCSDGAVYVWQMETGHLDRVLHGIIAEEVLYACDENTLATAGGSAAGGELGLANPAVHFFRGLRHRNLSAIRHATQRGLHQLQQLHGGQGVDHGNQIKAKGTPLMIQGFRSNPKDPESHILFFDIEALIVQLLSDEYGAMSPGSLEAQGLISASEYQKVAALTQSASPDAHKKIADFFGRVKDKAGDVERILKEKDRHGILAKMKEGAENVHTKIQAKVESVGLKPSTLDGKGDNWNNNEAAKNNLKRNGAFSEPNATMEVAQLILSLLHAWGMDPDLDRVCEGKLGLLRPMVPVSFGVLSKGGYMSLLLPTWQTQLEPIGEPATQLEQRLPAELVRQERLTRAFTARAHWELSTTLTSNHLLAVVALANTLMSMNNATFVPEQERNRKMHRPGNRSTVNWNKAEEENEEIYTAQQAQIKQGWSLLATLHCVLLPDKVTSQGGAKTFKRPQVEMMARRWQHQCLEIREAAQALLLAELGRMGPKGRKALVDSWSQYLPMYSTQEPIAPQIQNQSPPAPGSPIPSSDTHPEEEDEEEELVEAEINVARKPSSVAELKRKQTTAVVLLGVIGAEFGQDVTTTNQKRDNEQRRKSSIVEGFGIGNNNLARHTSMALTHLLHAPHSPKLPLHTALRRAAIDLIGRGFTVWEPYLDVSKVLLGLLEMCCDADKLVPSMTYGLPLTPQADTCRTARHALTLIATARPAAFITTMAREVARYNTLQQNAQTLNVNMGASVLARAKPEILRIVEQLIDKMQSEMSDLLVEVMDIILHCLDPGHLKTKPLSEVFPAVCRFKQVSHCPATRRIAVGSRNGQLALYELRGNVKCQTVPAHTAAVTALAFSPEGKFLVSYSCTENKLCFWQQTSSGMFGLGNSQTRCVKSYSTAPINDVARLNPMRLARLIWINNRTVTLILADGSETRFNV